From Corynebacterium pseudotuberculosis:
GAGTCTCTGGTCCTCGGGTGTGCCTCTCGTCTGTGCTACATGTTCGTTACCATGTACCGCTGTATTGAGCTGCTACCCGAGAGTTAGCTGCCAATTGCTCTCTCCTTTCGCCGGTGACTGTTTGGGTCTCCCAACAGCTTGTGTGCTGTTGATGTAATGAAGTTTCGCACGGATTAATCAGACGCGCAATAGCGTAAAAGTATCCATAATGTTGCCTTTGAACTGCGGTTATGCTGTTAGCTGAAAAAATTCTGTGAGCGCTGGGAAAGCTCTGCAAATGGGGCTTGACCTGCCTATTTTTTCTGTAGGGGCTGCTATTTTGCCTGCGTGGGGGTAGAGTGTTGGAGTTTGCTGGCAAACTGTTCTGTATTTCCTATTATCCCCATGAGCTGCGGTTTTGTAGTTTATGAGCGTTGTGGAGATGGGGCGAACACCGTGAAGGTGCTTGACAGGTCATAAGCATGTGGCATCTGGGGTGGGGGATTGAATCTGGTCGGAGAGGTCTGAGTAATACCAGTTCAACCTTTGGAGCGGCAGTGATATTAAAAATTGCGCTATAACCTGCGGAGATAACTGGATCTTTTCTGGATATAACCAGTGGTTTGTTGTGGGTTTGTGGCTAGTTTTTTGCAATGATATCTAGGTAAGCTGAGTGCTGTCGGTTCCACTTTTATTGGGGAATCGGTTCGCATACTAACCTCTGGATAAGGGAGCTGAAGTCAACGTGGCCCGTGTAGTTGTAAACGTGATGCCAAAGGCAGAAATTCTGGACCCGCAAGGTCAGGCCGTTGTTCGTGCGCTGGGACGCATAGGGGTTACGGGTGTTGCTGACGTCCGGCAGGGCAAGCGCTTTGAGATTGAGACTGATGGTTCGGTTTCTCGTGAAGACCTGGAAAAAGTGGCGGAGACTTTACTGGCTAACACGGTCATTGAGGACTTCGACGTAATCATTGAAGGTGCCTAGATGACTGCGAAGATTGGCGTAATTACGTTCCCCGGCACTCTCGACGATGTCGATGCGACACGTGCTGCTCGTATCGCCGGTGCAGATGTTGTAAGTCTGTGGCATGCCGATGCGGATTTGCATGGAGTAGACGCTGTGGTTGTTCCCGGAGGTTTTTCCTACGGTGATTACCTGCGCACTGGTGCGATTTCTGCCTTGGCTCCTGTGATGCGTTCCGTCGTGGATGCCGCTAACAAGGGTATGCCCGTACTGGGGATTTGCAATGGATTCCAGATCCTTACTGAGGCAAAACTACTCCCTGGTGCGCTGACGCGTAACCAGGGTCTCCATTTCCATTGCGTGGACACCCATTTGGTTGTGGACAATAACCGCACCGCGTGGACTAACACTCTAGAGGCTGGACAGAAGATCCTGGTTCCTGCCAAACATGGTGAGGGACGCTTCCAGGCTTCTCAAGAGACTGTGGACATGCTTGAGGGGGAAGGCCGTGTGGTATTCCGCTACACGGATAATTTCAACGGCTCGGTAAATGGGATTGCTGGTATTACCAATGAGACAGGCCGCGTAGTGGGATTGATGCCCCACCCAGAGCATGCCGTGGAAAAGCTCACTGGTCCATCTGTGGATGGTTTGCAGCTGTTCCTTTCCGCCATTGGCACGATCGCAGCGTAGAAGAGGCAATTGTAATGACTGAACGCACAACTTTTAATGACACGGTCGAGGCCGCAACCGCTGAGCCAAACCTTGACCAACCGTATGCGAGCCTGGGGCTCAAGGACGACGAATACGCTCGGATTAAAGATATCCTTGGTCGTCGCCCTACAGATGCTGAGCTGGCTATGTACTCCGTTATGTGGTCAGAGCACTGCTCTTATAAGTCTTCTAAAGTGCACCTTCGCTATTTCGGTGAGACCACCACGCCTGAGATGGGCGAGAAGATTCTCGCGGGTATCGGCGAGAACGCAGGTGTTGTGGACATCGGAGACGGTAACGCGGTCACCTTCCGGGTAGAGTCGCACAACCATCCTTCCTATGTTGAGCCTCATCAGGGTGCCGCAACTGGTGTGGGCGGCATTGTCCGCGACATTATGGCCATGGGTGCTCGTCCTATCGCCGTTATGGATCAGCTGCGTTTTGGTCCCGCTGATGCCCCGGATACTGCCCGAGTATTGCCGGGCGTAGTCGACGGAATCTCCCATTATGGAAATTGCCTGGGACTTCCCAATATTGGTGGCGAGACCGTCTTTGATGAGTCCTATTCCGGAAATCCTTTGGTCAACGCGCTATGTGTGGGCACGCTGAAGGTAGAGGATCTTAAGCTAGCGTTCGCCTCGGGCCTGGGCAACAAGGTGATGCTGTTTGGCTCTCGTACCGGTCTTGATGGCATCGGTGGAGTGTCTGTGCTGGCTTCCGACACTTTTGTGGAAGGCGCAGAGCGCAAACTTCCGGCCGTACAGGTGGGAGATCCTTTTGCAGAGAAAGTACTCATTGAATGCTGCCTTGACCTGTATAAAGCAGGCGTGGTTGTAGGAATTCAGGACCTCGGCGGCGCCGGCTTGGCTTGTGCTACGTCTGAGCTTGCTGCGTCTGGTGACGGCGGGATGGAGGTCAACCTAGACGCAGTTCCGCTACGGGCAGAAAACATGACTGCAGCGGAAATCCTGTCCTCCGAATCTCAGGAGCGTATGTGCGCGGTAGTGCGCCCTGAGGATGTGGAGCGTTTCCGGGAAATTTGTGCGCATTGGGATGTTACGTGCGCGGAGATCGGCGAGGTCACAGACGGTAAGCATCTGATTATTCGCCATCGCGGGGAGCTCGTGGTGGATGCCCCGGCGCACACCATTGCTAACGAGGGGCCCGTGTACGATCGTCCGCTGGCTCGCCCAGAGTGGCAGGACACCTTGCAAGAATTCTCGGGCGTGCATAAGCCCACGGATGCGGCGGAGATTAAGCAGGCTCTCTTTGAGATGGTTGCGTCTCCTGCACTGTGTTCTCGTGCGTTTATCACGGAACAGTATGACCGCTATGTGCGCGGCAATACTGTTCAGGCTAAAAATGCGGACGCGGGAGTTTTGCGTATCGACGAAACCACAAACCGTGGTGTCGCTGTCTCCGCGGATGCGTCGGGTCGCTACACCAAGTTGGATCCTAATACTGGTGCGCGCCTTGCACTGGCTGAGGCGTATCGCAATGTTGCGGTTACGGGGGCTCGTCCGGTTGCTGTGACCAACTGTTTGAACTTTGGATCCCCAGAGGACCCCGGTGTGATGTGGCAGTTCAAGGAAGCTGTGCATGGCCTGGCGGATGGCTCCAAGGAGCTAGGGATCCCAGTTTCTGGAGGTAACGTCTCTTTCTACAACCAGACTGGCGACGAGGCTATTTTGCCCACTCCCGTCGTTGGCGTTTTGGGAGTGATCGATGATGTGCATCAAGCTATCGGCGCGAAATTGGGGACCGTTGATGGGGCAGAGGAGCTATATCTCCTAGGCGAGACCTTTGATGAGTTTGGTGGCTCCATCTGGCAGCAGGTCTCCGGTGCGGGACTCTCAGGTATGCCTCCACGCGTGGATTTGGCCAATGAGGAAAAGCTTGTGCGGTTCTTTGCAGAACCAGGCATTGTAACTGCAGCTCATGATGTCTCAGAGGGCGGACTGGCTCAAACTCTGGCAGAGCTAGCAATACAGGCTGGTAAGGGCATGGACGTTGACGTAACCGAGGTAAATGCGGATATGTTTACGGCTTTGTTCTCGGAGTCTGCATCCCGTGTGGTCGTGGCCACGCAAGCGGGGGACGCCGTAGAAGCACGGGCTCGGGAATTGGGCATTCCGGTTTTCAAGTTGGGTGTCACGCGCGATGACCTCACTCTGAACGTTCAGGGATCCAACACTGGCTTTGCCGTTGGGGTGCAGGAACTCTGTGAAGCATGGGAGAACACTCTTCCGGAGTTGTTTGGGCATGCTGTGGGAGCCAATTCCGTAGTGGAATAAAACACAGCTAACAGGTGGGTTCTTCTGGTGTATTTTGCCAGGGGAGCCCACTTTTGTTGTGTCCAAGGTCTTGGCAACGCAAGCGTTGGGAAGGTAGGCTTCGAGAAACCTACGCAGTAGTAACTTAAGGTGGAGGGCTAATGACAGTGACCATGAAAAAGGCTGTGGTGGTTGACCGTGGCCAGAGGCCACAGACTAGAGGATGGTTTCATGCTGTGGCTTCTTTGTTTGCGCTGGTATCGGGCGCTATTCTTGCTACTTTTGCGTGGCTCATGCTTGCATGGTGGCAAGCGTTAGGAGTGACGATTTACGTCTTAGGGACAATAGCCCTCTTTGGAGTATCTGCCTCTTATCACCTAGGGCGCTGGCGCAGTATAAATACGGTCAACCGTTGGCGCCGCGCTGATCATGCCACCATCGCAGTTTTTATCGCTGCCACTTACACTCCGCTCTGTCTCGTGGCCTTGCCGCCATCCACAGCCGCATGGGTGCTTATAGTGGCCTGGACGGGTGCTGTCTTAGGCGTGGTACTCGCACTCGTGTGGGTAGATCACCCACGATGGCTTGCCGTGTCCGTTTATCTGGTCCTCGGGTGGTTGGTGATACCGGTGATTCCCAGCCTTTGGGCTAATGCCGGACCGGCCATCGTTTGGCTTCTAGCTGCGGGGGGAGTGGTCTATTCCCTGGGCGCCGTTGTTTATGCACTGCGCTGGCCGGGTCGCAGTGCACGTATCTACGGCTATCACGAACATTTTCATACAGCCACTATCGT
This genomic window contains:
- the purS gene encoding phosphoribosylformylglycinamidine synthase subunit PurS; translated protein: MARVVVNVMPKAEILDPQGQAVVRALGRIGVTGVADVRQGKRFEIETDGSVSREDLEKVAETLLANTVIEDFDVIIEGA
- the purL gene encoding phosphoribosylformylglycinamidine synthase subunit PurL, whose amino-acid sequence is MTERTTFNDTVEAATAEPNLDQPYASLGLKDDEYARIKDILGRRPTDAELAMYSVMWSEHCSYKSSKVHLRYFGETTTPEMGEKILAGIGENAGVVDIGDGNAVTFRVESHNHPSYVEPHQGAATGVGGIVRDIMAMGARPIAVMDQLRFGPADAPDTARVLPGVVDGISHYGNCLGLPNIGGETVFDESYSGNPLVNALCVGTLKVEDLKLAFASGLGNKVMLFGSRTGLDGIGGVSVLASDTFVEGAERKLPAVQVGDPFAEKVLIECCLDLYKAGVVVGIQDLGGAGLACATSELAASGDGGMEVNLDAVPLRAENMTAAEILSSESQERMCAVVRPEDVERFREICAHWDVTCAEIGEVTDGKHLIIRHRGELVVDAPAHTIANEGPVYDRPLARPEWQDTLQEFSGVHKPTDAAEIKQALFEMVASPALCSRAFITEQYDRYVRGNTVQAKNADAGVLRIDETTNRGVAVSADASGRYTKLDPNTGARLALAEAYRNVAVTGARPVAVTNCLNFGSPEDPGVMWQFKEAVHGLADGSKELGIPVSGGNVSFYNQTGDEAILPTPVVGVLGVIDDVHQAIGAKLGTVDGAEELYLLGETFDEFGGSIWQQVSGAGLSGMPPRVDLANEEKLVRFFAEPGIVTAAHDVSEGGLAQTLAELAIQAGKGMDVDVTEVNADMFTALFSESASRVVVATQAGDAVEARARELGIPVFKLGVTRDDLTLNVQGSNTGFAVGVQELCEAWENTLPELFGHAVGANSVVE
- the trhA gene encoding PAQR family membrane homeostasis protein TrhA, which translates into the protein MTVTMKKAVVVDRGQRPQTRGWFHAVASLFALVSGAILATFAWLMLAWWQALGVTIYVLGTIALFGVSASYHLGRWRSINTVNRWRRADHATIAVFIAATYTPLCLVALPPSTAAWVLIVAWTGAVLGVVLALVWVDHPRWLAVSVYLVLGWLVIPVIPSLWANAGPAIVWLLAAGGVVYSLGAVVYALRWPGRSARIYGYHEHFHTATIVAAIAHHVAIWLLVT
- the purQ gene encoding phosphoribosylformylglycinamidine synthase subunit PurQ, whose translation is MTAKIGVITFPGTLDDVDATRAARIAGADVVSLWHADADLHGVDAVVVPGGFSYGDYLRTGAISALAPVMRSVVDAANKGMPVLGICNGFQILTEAKLLPGALTRNQGLHFHCVDTHLVVDNNRTAWTNTLEAGQKILVPAKHGEGRFQASQETVDMLEGEGRVVFRYTDNFNGSVNGIAGITNETGRVVGLMPHPEHAVEKLTGPSVDGLQLFLSAIGTIAA